One region of Candidatus Saccharibacteria bacterium genomic DNA includes:
- a CDS encoding FAD-dependent oxidoreductase, protein MEVILEDKRTIAHNVCEFVFKPIKPVEYVPGQYARYTFPFHIDDPRDKQHRTFTLTSHPSDDDIRIITRLDPPLSVYKRCLLDLKPGKIMHIDEPRGDAVLPRLATTPLIFVAQGIALASYLSMLTECARSNLAHQITLLWARRSEDDALKKLIPCEVPHLTRIDTHYPDRLSARDILAHIKPASLIYLSGSQRFVETLGAALEADGMPRERLIYDYYSGYANL, encoded by the coding sequence ATGGAAGTTATACTTGAGGACAAACGCACGATTGCACACAACGTCTGCGAGTTTGTATTCAAGCCAATAAAGCCGGTAGAGTATGTACCAGGCCAGTACGCCCGCTACACCTTTCCATTTCACATTGACGACCCTAGGGACAAACAACATCGCACATTTACGCTCACCTCTCACCCAAGCGATGACGACATTCGCATCATTACTAGGCTAGACCCGCCACTAAGTGTATACAAACGGTGCCTACTCGACCTCAAGCCCGGCAAGATCATGCACATTGACGAGCCACGTGGTGATGCCGTGTTGCCTCGACTCGCGACAACACCCCTTATTTTTGTCGCCCAGGGCATAGCTTTGGCAAGCTACCTTTCTATGCTCACTGAATGTGCGAGGTCTAACCTCGCACACCAGATCACGCTGCTGTGGGCGCGGCGAAGCGAAGACGACGCCTTAAAAAAACTCATCCCCTGTGAAGTGCCTCACCTGACTCGCATAGATACGCACTACCCTGACCGTCTGAGCGCAAGGGATATACTGGCACATATCAAGCCAGCCAGCCTCATCTACCTTTCTGGGAGCCAACGATTTGTGGAGACTCTAGGTGCCGCCCTTGAGGCAGACGGCATGCCCCGCGAACGCCTCATCTACGACTATTACAGCGGCTACGCGAATTTATAG